Proteins co-encoded in one Zymomonas mobilis subsp. mobilis ATCC 10988 genomic window:
- a CDS encoding SAM-dependent methyltransferase has product MWLLDRFLKKLVRQGQLIIVESNGHRHSYGVSEGEAPVTVRFHDPEAPDFVAIHPYMGSGEAYMDGRMSVDDEDIMGLIRLILKNTVRDNANMLEGGIIPRTIQHLTNRFQRLNWEKRSKQNVAHHYDLDGRLYDLFLDKDRQYSCGYFTDIHNSLDQAQLDKKIHIASKLDLKSGQRILDIGCGWGGMALFLGQIADVEVLGVTLSEEQLKIARKRAKEAGLDDRVKFQLIDYREVKGRFDRIVSVGMFEHVGPPYYKNFFNHCRDLLTDDGVLLLHTIGRLGLPGTTDPWTNKYIFPGGYCPALSEIVSASEQSGLILSDVENLRLHYMYTLNQWYKNVLAARAEIIKLYDVRFYRMWTFYLAGASAAFQYGQMCNYQLQYIRKRDSLPLTRDYMFESEALLREQAKNLSSPE; this is encoded by the coding sequence ATGTGGCTACTTGATAGATTCTTGAAAAAGCTGGTTCGACAAGGACAATTGATCATTGTTGAATCAAATGGCCATCGTCATTCTTACGGTGTGTCAGAAGGCGAAGCCCCCGTGACGGTGCGCTTCCATGATCCGGAAGCCCCTGATTTCGTGGCGATCCATCCTTATATGGGATCGGGTGAGGCCTATATGGATGGCCGAATGTCCGTTGATGATGAAGACATCATGGGGCTTATCCGCCTTATCCTTAAGAATACTGTCAGGGATAATGCCAATATGCTGGAAGGCGGCATTATCCCCCGCACCATCCAGCATCTGACCAATCGTTTCCAGCGGTTGAATTGGGAAAAACGATCCAAACAAAATGTCGCCCATCATTATGATCTGGATGGCCGTTTATATGATCTTTTTCTTGACAAGGATCGACAATATAGCTGCGGTTATTTTACCGATATTCATAACAGTCTGGATCAGGCGCAGCTTGATAAAAAGATTCACATCGCATCCAAGCTGGATCTGAAATCGGGGCAGAGAATATTGGATATCGGTTGTGGATGGGGCGGTATGGCGCTCTTCCTTGGTCAAATCGCCGATGTCGAAGTTTTGGGCGTGACCTTATCCGAAGAACAATTAAAAATTGCCCGTAAACGCGCCAAAGAAGCGGGTCTTGATGATCGGGTAAAATTTCAGCTCATTGATTATCGCGAAGTCAAAGGCCGTTTTGATCGTATTGTTTCGGTCGGCATGTTTGAGCATGTGGGCCCGCCTTACTACAAAAATTTCTTCAATCATTGTCGCGATCTTCTGACCGATGATGGTGTATTGTTGTTGCATACGATTGGACGGCTGGGATTGCCCGGCACCACCGATCCATGGACAAATAAATATATTTTCCCCGGTGGATATTGTCCGGCTTTATCGGAAATTGTGTCTGCCAGCGAGCAGAGCGGCCTTATCCTTTCCGATGTCGAGAATTTAAGGCTGCATTACATGTATACCCTGAATCAGTGGTATAAAAATGTTTTGGCTGCCCGTGCTGAGATTATCAAACTCTATGATGTCCGTTTTTATCGGATGTGGACTTTCTATCTCGCAGGTGCTTCTGCGGCCTTCCAATACGGCCAGATGTGTAATTACCAGCTTCAATATATTCGCAAGCGAGATAGTCTGCCTCTTACACGGGATTATATGTTTGAGAGTGAGGCCTTGTTAAGAGAACAGGCAAAAAACCTCTCTAGCCCCGAATAA
- the rlmN gene encoding 23S rRNA (adenine(2503)-C(2))-methyltransferase RlmN, translating into MTSVVADSLTETKTDSQKPIAIRKDGRIDLLGLSREDIRAALKSKGLDEKQAKLRTKQLWHWMYNRGAVAFDGMTDIAKTMRPWLAEHFAISRPEVVTMQISTDGTRKWLLKTDDGYDYEMVFIPDADRGTLCISSQIGCTLNCRFCNTGTMRLVRNLTVGEIVGQIMLARDSLDEWPSKPEGRLLTNVVMMGMGEPLYNFDNVRDALKLVMDGDGIALSRRRITLSTSGVVPMMARAGEEIGVNLAVSLHAVTKAVRDEIVPINKKYGIDELLAACAAYPGVNNARRITFEYVMLKDKNDSEEDAHELVRLLQYYRLPAKVNLIPFNPWPNSPYECSTPERIARFSEIVFNAGISAPVRRTRGQDIMAACGQLKSAAERQSKRDSMITLS; encoded by the coding sequence ATGACTTCTGTAGTTGCCGATAGCCTGACAGAAACCAAGACTGATTCCCAGAAGCCTATTGCTATCCGAAAGGATGGTCGCATTGACCTTTTAGGCTTGTCCCGTGAAGACATACGCGCGGCGTTAAAATCCAAGGGATTGGACGAAAAACAGGCAAAATTACGCACCAAACAGCTATGGCATTGGATGTATAATCGTGGTGCGGTTGCTTTTGATGGTATGACCGATATTGCCAAGACCATGCGCCCTTGGCTGGCCGAACATTTTGCCATTTCGCGTCCCGAAGTCGTTACTATGCAGATATCGACCGATGGCACCCGTAAATGGCTGTTAAAGACTGATGACGGCTATGATTATGAAATGGTCTTTATTCCTGATGCTGACCGCGGCACTTTGTGCATTTCCAGTCAGATCGGTTGCACCCTGAATTGTCGTTTTTGCAATACTGGCACGATGCGTTTGGTGCGAAATCTGACTGTTGGTGAAATTGTGGGTCAGATCATGCTTGCCCGTGACAGCCTTGATGAATGGCCGTCTAAGCCGGAAGGTCGGCTGTTAACCAATGTCGTGATGATGGGCATGGGCGAGCCGCTTTATAACTTTGATAATGTTCGCGATGCCTTGAAATTGGTTATGGATGGTGACGGTATCGCTTTGTCACGCCGCCGGATCACCCTTTCTACTTCGGGCGTGGTGCCGATGATGGCACGGGCAGGGGAGGAAATTGGTGTTAACCTTGCCGTATCCCTTCATGCGGTTACCAAAGCCGTTCGCGATGAAATCGTTCCGATTAACAAAAAATACGGAATCGACGAATTACTGGCTGCTTGTGCCGCCTATCCCGGGGTCAATAATGCCCGCCGGATCACTTTTGAATATGTGATGTTAAAAGATAAGAATGACAGCGAAGAAGATGCGCATGAGCTTGTTCGGTTATTACAATATTACCGTTTACCCGCAAAAGTGAATCTGATTCCTTTTAATCCTTGGCCAAATTCACCTTATGAATGTTCAACACCGGAGCGGATTGCCCGTTTTTCCGAGATTGTCTTTAACGCTGGTATTTCAGCCCCCGTCCGCCGGACAAGAGGTCAGGATATCATGGCCGCTTGTGGTCAGTTAAAATCAGCGGCAGAAAGACAATCCAAGCGGGATTCAATGATAACATTGTCATAG
- a CDS encoding ABC transporter permease, which produces MTVPKTQGSFLLMIRLITAEWFKIEHPRRLLLLMLSPALVTAFIGWFAGHHDGIFLDIAAWQEVWQTILFFWSCFAFSFFIAVLAARLNGIEHSNNSWRMMLTLPLRPYHLFFAKLSLEWGLLFFANIMMILVYSLAFLVSSHSSMTGYGFDMALVKSFFLLPFVMLPVLLIQHALSWFLTNTRFPVIFGNICSLASLPVSSYFQDKGWLLYPWDYGLRFVHDTLDLKMGEKIFPVSQGSFLAFAFILFLVASAAVTVVLKQRDIH; this is translated from the coding sequence ATGACTGTGCCAAAAACGCAAGGATCATTCTTGTTGATGATCCGGCTTATCACAGCCGAATGGTTCAAAATCGAACATCCCCGTCGCTTGTTGTTATTGATGCTATCGCCTGCTTTGGTGACGGCCTTTATCGGATGGTTTGCCGGTCATCATGACGGTATTTTTCTGGATATAGCCGCGTGGCAGGAAGTTTGGCAGACAATCCTTTTCTTTTGGAGTTGTTTTGCTTTCTCCTTTTTTATTGCGGTTTTAGCGGCCCGTCTTAACGGGATAGAGCATAGCAATAATAGTTGGCGGATGATGCTGACCTTGCCGTTACGGCCTTATCATCTGTTTTTTGCAAAACTGTCTCTTGAATGGGGATTACTGTTTTTCGCCAATATCATGATGATTTTGGTCTATAGTTTGGCGTTTCTGGTTAGCTCTCATAGTTCTATGACAGGCTATGGCTTTGACATGGCTCTGGTGAAGTCTTTCTTCCTATTGCCTTTTGTGATGCTTCCCGTGCTTTTGATTCAGCATGCCTTGAGCTGGTTTCTGACCAATACCCGATTTCCGGTTATTTTCGGGAATATCTGTAGTCTTGCCAGTCTTCCCGTGAGCAGTTATTTCCAAGATAAAGGCTGGCTTTTATATCCTTGGGATTATGGTCTTCGTTTTGTGCATGATACCTTAGACCTTAAGATGGGAGAAAAAATATTCCCCGTTTCTCAAGGTAGTTTTCTTGCTTTTGCGTTTATTCTTTTTCTGGTCGCCTCGGCTGCGGTGACGGTTGTTTTGAAACAGCGTGATATCCATTAG
- a CDS encoding ABC transporter ATP-binding protein, which produces MSAAIQLAHLSKNFGTRPVLKEINLTVPKGSLFAFLGNNGQGKSTTIRIITGLYRITSGKVTVLGQDMQKNPIPALARMGCLVDSPSLYNHMTAREFLKIGCVVKDIPYQDIDRVLAIVNLHTEPRLKIALYSLGMRQRLALAHALLGNPELLVLDEPTNGLDPEGIKEIRELLISLPEKTGCTVFFSSHQLEEVEKTASHLALLDQGTILFQGELEEIRAAGRSALRLNVTDVEKAFAFLSQSSYQVSHYGDHRLLVDNMTREEASALYRQLVAADIDFYQAILEKPSLEEWFSQQMATSRNKA; this is translated from the coding sequence TTGTCCGCAGCTATTCAGCTTGCCCATCTTTCCAAAAATTTCGGCACTCGCCCTGTCTTAAAAGAGATCAATCTGACGGTTCCTAAAGGCAGCCTCTTTGCTTTTTTGGGCAATAACGGTCAGGGAAAATCTACTACAATCCGCATTATTACCGGTCTTTATCGGATTACATCCGGCAAGGTAACGGTTTTGGGTCAGGATATGCAGAAAAACCCGATACCGGCTTTGGCACGGATGGGGTGTTTAGTGGATTCCCCAAGCCTATATAACCATATGACAGCCCGCGAATTTTTAAAAATAGGCTGTGTGGTTAAAGATATTCCCTATCAAGATATTGATCGGGTTTTGGCGATTGTTAATCTCCATACGGAACCCCGTTTAAAAATCGCCCTTTATTCCTTGGGGATGCGGCAAAGATTGGCTTTGGCACATGCGTTGTTAGGCAATCCCGAATTGCTGGTTCTGGATGAGCCTACCAATGGGCTTGATCCTGAAGGCATTAAAGAAATCAGAGAATTGCTGATTAGCCTGCCTGAAAAAACAGGTTGCACCGTTTTCTTTTCCAGCCATCAATTGGAAGAAGTCGAAAAAACAGCCAGCCATTTGGCCTTGCTCGATCAAGGAACCATTCTGTTTCAAGGGGAATTGGAAGAGATCAGAGCCGCAGGCCGATCAGCTTTGAGATTGAATGTGACGGATGTTGAAAAGGCTTTCGCCTTTTTGTCGCAGTCATCCTATCAAGTCAGCCATTACGGCGATCATCGCTTACTTGTCGATAATATGACCCGAGAAGAAGCCAGCGCGCTTTATCGTCAGCTTGTAGCGGCGGATATCGACTTTTATCAGGCTATTTTAGAAAAACCCTCTTTGGAAGAATGGTTTTCGCAGCAAATGGCTACTTCCAGAAATAAGGCGTAA
- a CDS encoding anaerobic ribonucleoside-triphosphate reductase activating protein, producing MAATDLRIGGLAPMSSCDWPGELVATVFCQGCSWDCPYCHNQSLRPAIDNSGNRIPWEDVLDFLEQRRGLLDGVVFSGGEPTLQAALPEAMQIVRDMGLKIGLHTAGMKPERFRPLLPLVTWVGFDIKAPFSQYDAITRIPNTAEKVKTSLSYLLESGVEYQIRTTVYPAILDDAALAEMKTDLAAFGISEYTLQTYREV from the coding sequence GTGGCTGCAACTGATCTTAGGATCGGTGGATTGGCTCCCATGTCCAGTTGCGACTGGCCAGGGGAGCTGGTCGCTACTGTCTTTTGTCAGGGCTGTAGCTGGGACTGTCCTTATTGTCATAACCAGTCGTTACGGCCTGCAATAGACAATTCAGGGAATCGTATTCCTTGGGAAGACGTGCTGGACTTTCTGGAACAGCGACGCGGTCTTTTGGATGGCGTAGTTTTTTCAGGGGGTGAGCCAACTTTACAAGCAGCTCTTCCTGAAGCGATGCAAATTGTCCGCGATATGGGGCTTAAGATAGGGCTTCATACGGCGGGAATGAAGCCGGAGCGTTTCCGGCCTTTATTGCCTTTGGTTACTTGGGTAGGCTTTGATATCAAAGCGCCTTTTTCTCAATATGATGCGATTACCCGTATTCCGAATACCGCCGAAAAGGTAAAAACCAGCCTCAGCTATCTTTTGGAAAGCGGCGTCGAATATCAGATACGCACCACCGTTTATCCTGCAATCTTGGATGACGCAGCCTTGGCCGAGATGAAAACAGACCTAGCGGCTTTCGGCATAAGTGAGTATACTTTGCAGACTTATCGGGAAGTCTAA